A genomic region of Dreissena polymorpha isolate Duluth1 chromosome 4, UMN_Dpol_1.0, whole genome shotgun sequence contains the following coding sequences:
- the LOC127878097 gene encoding ankyrin repeat domain-containing protein 7-like has translation MEMKRRQLNRDVPLLSGDLPADPEPAVDLDDMFTEATIPDSEPSLFAAIRYNDLRMIGQTLRSGFDVDTKFTEGAYHLHANTLAHRLRMTHYAAMHLAVLHAKHKVIAELLAHGADINIRDEQQRTPVHLAVVASRLSVVETLVRKGAEINARSSSGRSPLLEAVISERLDIARALVDLGADIDLQDIKGTSVLQHSCFRRQPNLDFIQFLLSKKCDVNIRGISGCTPMMFVSQFQSIDVAKLLIAHGANINQKDAKGMTPVYFCTDHKTRRPDYLLYLIHQGADLNISVKQDRSLLDMAMTNSSLQTILTLLFCDVLREASVIMDNTYMQNVFERLPEFRDRLVKELYTPRTLQRLCREKIRTCLSREGPARIMDLDLPRSLQDFVLCRDIQPEDVSV, from the exons ATGGAAATGAAACGCAGACAATTGAACAGAGACGTACCCCTTCTCAGCGGCGATCTTCCGGCGGATCCGGAACCGGCGGTGGACCTCGACGACATGTTCACGGAAGCGACAATCCCCGACAGTGAACCAAGCCTATTCGCCGCAATTCGGTACAATGACCTGCGCATGATCGGCCAGACTCTGCGCTCCGGTTTTGACGTAGATACAAAATTTACAG AGGGTGCGTACCATCTCCATGCTAACACGCTAGCCCACCGACTTCGCATGACGCATTACGCGGCCATGCATCTCGCCGTCCTTCACGCAAAACACAAG GTAATTGCCGAGCTACTCGCACACGGTGCGGACATCAACATACGGGATGAACAGCAGCGTACGCCCGTGCATCTTGCTGTTGTCGCCAGTCGGCTGTCCGTTGTAGAGACACTGGTCAGAAAAG GAGCAGAAATCAACGCGCGGTCATCAAGCGGAAGGTCGCCTCTCCTAGAGGCAGTGATATCCGAAAGACTGGACATAGCACGTGCTCTAGTAGACCTTGGAGCTGACATTGACCTTCAGGATATCAAGGGCACATCGGTTCTACAGCATTCCTGCTTCAGACGACAACCGAACCTAGATTTTATACAGTTTCTGTTATCTA AGAAATGTGACGTCAACATCAGGGGAATTTCGGGTTGCACTCCCATGATGTTCGTGTCTCAATTTCAGAGCATTGATGTTGCAAAACTGCTTATAGCCCATGGAGCGAACATAAATCAG AAAGACGCTAAAGGAATGACTCCAGTTTATTTTTGCACAGACCACAAAACTCGCCGCCCCGATTACTTGTTGTACCTGATCCATCAGGGAGCGGACCTGAACATCAGCGTTAAGCAAG ATCGCAGCTTGCTTGACATGGCGATGACCAACTCCTCCCTGCAGACGATACTCACCCTGCTGTTCTGTGACGTGCTCAGAGAGGCATCTGTCATCATGGATAACACATAT ATGCAGAATGTTTTCGAGAGGCTACCGGAGTTCCGGGACAGGTTGGTAAAGGAGCTGTACACTCCGCGGACATTACAGCGCCTGTGCCGGGAAAAGATCCGGACATGCTTGAGCCGTGAGGGACCCGCCAGAATTATGGACCTTGATCTACCACGCAGCTTGCAGGACTTTGTTCTGTGTAGGGATATACAGCCAGAAGACGTTTCCGTCTGA